The Bacteroidia bacterium genome includes a region encoding these proteins:
- the uvrA gene encoding excinuclease ABC subunit UvrA: MPKNKISDEKFIEIIKAREHNLKNISTNIPRDKFVVITGLSGSGKSSLAFDTLYAEGQRRYVESLSSYARQFLGKISKPDVDNINGIPPAIAIEQKVNTHNPRSTVGTSTEIYEYIKLFFARIGKTYSPISGKIVKKHATADVIDFLTSQKTGTKAMLLIPSFNKATFKPKEYLGTLLQQGYSRVEIKNKIEKIENIIDLKDLSFEKFKLVIDRFEINNEEELINRIADSVETAFFEGNGTCIIKLDENSKEYQFSNKFESDGMLFEEPSVHMFSFNSPAGACPTCDGFGQTIGIDEDLVIPNKSLSIYEDAVFCWKGEVMSEWKNKLIYSADKFGFPIHKPFYELTTDQQKLLWEGNKYFNGINDFFKFLEENLYKIQYRVMLARYRGKTLCPDCKGSRLKKEASYVKINGKAISEISVMTVTQLSQFFQNIKLSEEENKIASRLLLEVQSRLNYLENVGLGYLTLNRNSASLSGGESQRINLSTSLGSSLIGSLYILDEPSIGLHPLDNLKLISVLKNLRDIGNTVVVVEHDEEVMKSADYIIDMGPGAGSLGGEIVFEGNYEELLKSKESLTADYITNRKSISVPRIRKKWNNFIEINGARENNLKNINVKFPLNNFTVITGVSGSGKSTLVKKILFPALKKYYGNGLTEKTGSFDSLKGDLNLIKDIELIDQNPIGKSSRSNPVTYIKAYDEIRSLFSNQQLSKLNGFKPSHFSFNVDGGRCDECQGEGSIKVEMQFMADVNLVCESCGGKRFKPEILEVEYNGKNIHDILDLTVDDAIEFFNKKKGLTESKISEKLEVLKNVGLGYVKLGQSSSTLSGGESQRLKLATFLGKSTSAQTLFVFDEPTTGLHFHDIKKLLASFETLIQQGNSVIVIEHNLDVIKCADWIIDLGPGGGNSGGEIVFCGTPEDLVRNKKSYTGQYLKEKL, encoded by the coding sequence ATGCCTAAGAATAAAATATCTGACGAAAAGTTTATTGAAATAATAAAAGCACGTGAGCACAACTTAAAGAATATAAGCACTAACATTCCTAGAGATAAATTTGTAGTTATTACAGGATTATCTGGTTCCGGAAAATCTTCTTTAGCTTTTGACACCTTATACGCAGAAGGGCAACGACGATATGTTGAAAGCCTTTCATCATATGCGCGACAATTTCTTGGAAAAATTTCAAAACCTGACGTAGATAATATTAATGGAATTCCTCCGGCTATTGCAATAGAGCAAAAAGTAAATACACATAATCCACGATCTACAGTAGGAACTTCTACAGAAATATACGAATACATTAAACTTTTTTTTGCAAGAATAGGAAAAACTTACTCACCCATATCAGGAAAAATTGTAAAGAAACATGCCACTGCTGATGTTATCGATTTTCTGACTTCTCAAAAAACCGGAACTAAAGCAATGCTGTTAATTCCTTCTTTTAACAAAGCAACTTTTAAACCCAAAGAATACCTGGGCACTCTTCTTCAACAAGGATACTCGAGAGTTGAAATAAAAAACAAGATTGAAAAAATTGAAAATATAATTGACTTAAAAGATCTTAGTTTCGAAAAATTTAAACTTGTAATTGACCGTTTTGAAATTAACAACGAAGAAGAATTAATTAATAGAATAGCTGATTCTGTTGAGACTGCCTTTTTTGAAGGCAACGGAACCTGTATAATTAAATTAGACGAAAATTCAAAAGAATATCAATTTTCAAATAAATTTGAATCGGATGGAATGCTTTTCGAAGAACCTTCTGTTCACATGTTCAGCTTTAATAGTCCCGCCGGTGCATGTCCAACTTGCGATGGGTTTGGTCAGACAATTGGGATTGATGAAGATTTGGTTATTCCTAACAAATCACTCTCAATTTATGAAGATGCTGTTTTCTGCTGGAAAGGTGAAGTAATGAGCGAATGGAAAAATAAATTAATTTATAGTGCAGATAAATTCGGATTCCCAATTCACAAACCATTTTACGAATTAACCACCGACCAACAGAAACTACTATGGGAAGGAAATAAATACTTTAATGGCATTAATGATTTCTTTAAATTCTTAGAAGAAAATCTATATAAAATTCAATATAGGGTAATGCTTGCCAGATACAGGGGAAAAACTCTTTGTCCTGACTGCAAAGGCTCGCGCTTGAAAAAAGAAGCTTCATATGTTAAAATTAATGGAAAAGCAATTTCTGAGATATCTGTAATGACAGTTACCCAACTAAGCCAGTTTTTTCAAAACATAAAACTTTCAGAAGAAGAAAATAAAATTGCGAGCAGATTGTTATTAGAAGTTCAATCAAGACTTAATTATTTAGAAAATGTTGGTCTTGGATATTTAACATTAAACAGAAACTCAGCTTCCCTTTCTGGTGGAGAATCGCAAAGAATAAATCTATCAACTTCTCTTGGCAGCAGTTTAATTGGTTCTTTATATATTCTTGATGAGCCAAGTATAGGACTGCATCCCTTAGATAATTTAAAGTTGATTTCAGTTTTAAAAAATCTTAGAGATATTGGCAACACTGTTGTGGTTGTTGAACATGATGAAGAAGTAATGAAATCTGCAGACTATATTATTGACATGGGACCAGGCGCAGGATCTCTTGGGGGTGAAATAGTTTTTGAAGGCAATTATGAAGAGTTGCTTAAAAGCAAAGAAAGCCTAACTGCAGATTATATAACAAATAGAAAAAGTATTTCTGTTCCAAGAATAAGAAAAAAATGGAATAACTTTATTGAGATAAATGGAGCACGTGAAAACAACTTGAAAAATATTAATGTAAAATTCCCATTAAATAACTTTACAGTCATTACAGGCGTAAGCGGATCAGGAAAATCAACATTAGTAAAGAAAATTCTTTTCCCAGCTCTTAAAAAATACTATGGAAACGGACTTACAGAAAAAACAGGTTCTTTTGATAGTTTAAAAGGTGATCTGAATTTAATAAAAGATATTGAACTTATTGATCAGAATCCTATCGGAAAATCATCTAGATCAAATCCTGTAACATATATCAAAGCATACGACGAAATAAGAAGTCTTTTTTCTAATCAGCAATTATCAAAATTAAACGGCTTTAAACCTTCGCATTTCTCATTTAATGTTGATGGTGGCAGATGCGACGAATGTCAAGGTGAAGGCTCAATAAAAGTAGAGATGCAGTTTATGGCAGACGTTAATCTAGTTTGCGAAAGTTGCGGAGGAAAAAGATTTAAACCAGAAATTCTGGAGGTTGAATATAACGGGAAAAACATTCATGATATTTTAGACTTAACAGTTGATGACGCGATTGAATTCTTTAATAAAAAGAAAGGTCTTACTGAATCAAAAATATCTGAAAAACTTGAAGTTTTAAAAAATGTTGGGCTTGGATACGTTAAACTTGGACAATCATCGAGTACATTAAGTGGTGGTGAATCGCAAAGATTAAAGCTTGCAACTTTTTTAGGAAAATCAACATCTGCTCAAACCCTTTTTGTTTTTGATGAGCCAACAACAGGATTACATTTTCATGATATTAAAAAGCTGCTGGCTTCATTTGAAACACTCATTCAACAAGGAAACAGTGTTATAGTAATTGAACATAATTTAGATGTAATTAAGTGTGCCGACTGGATTATTGACTTAGGACCGGGAGGTGGTAACAGCGGTGGTGAAATTGTATTTTGCGGAACACCTGAAGATTTGGTTAGAAACAAAAAATCGTATACCGGACAATATTTAAAAGAAAAACTTTAG
- a CDS encoding YggS family pyridoxal phosphate-dependent enzyme codes for MSAIKENINRILESLPADVKLVVVSKTRPSEDIIEAHKTGQFIFGENRAQEMAKKHAEINFPLEWHMIGHLQTNKIKYIVPFVTLIQSVDSFKLLKEINKEAEKNNRIISCLLQVYIAKEESKFGFNEDELIEMLNSSEFQDLSFVKIRGLMGMATFSNDESLTRKEFKSLKTIFDNIKSSFYITDPDFCEISMGMSGDYKIAIEEGSTMVRIGSSIFGERQYLKK; via the coding sequence ATGTCGGCTATCAAAGAAAATATTAATAGAATTCTAGAATCACTTCCTGCTGATGTAAAGTTAGTTGTTGTTTCTAAGACCAGACCTTCTGAAGATATTATTGAAGCACATAAAACCGGTCAATTTATTTTTGGTGAAAACAGAGCGCAGGAAATGGCTAAAAAGCACGCAGAAATTAATTTTCCATTAGAATGGCATATGATTGGTCACTTGCAAACAAATAAGATTAAATATATAGTCCCATTTGTAACTTTAATTCAATCTGTAGATTCATTTAAATTATTGAAGGAAATTAATAAAGAAGCAGAAAAAAATAATCGTATCATTTCATGTTTACTTCAAGTGTATATTGCAAAGGAGGAATCTAAGTTTGGCTTTAATGAAGATGAACTAATTGAGATGTTGAATTCTTCTGAATTTCAGGATCTTAGTTTTGTTAAAATTCGTGGATTAATGGGAATGGCAACATTTTCAAACGATGAGTCACTAACCAGAAAAGAATTCAAATCTTTAAAAACGATTTTTGATAATATAAAATCATCGTTTTATATAACTGATCCCGATTTTTGTGAAATTTCTATGGGAATGTCGGGTGATTATAAAATTGCAATAGAAGAAGGGAGTACAATGGTAAGAATAGGTAGCTCTATTTTTGGAGAAAGGCAATACCTTAAGAAATAA
- a CDS encoding DUF1015 domain-containing protein: MAILKAFKGLRPTVEIAKDLAARPYDVLNSKEARVEASGNQYSLLRITKPEIDLPEGIDEHAEEVYNKAKSNFQLFIEKGWLKVDEKEHLYIYAQTMNGRTQYGLVGCAGVDDYLNNVIKKHELTRKDKEEDRMKHVRVTNANMEPVFFSYRAVKEIDEIVENIVKNQKAEYDFTTSDNVGHHFWVIRDEKTIKTLIDLFAKIPATYVADGHHRTAAAALVGKEKRLQNPNYNGSEEYNYFLAVHFPDNQLSIIDYNRVVKDLNGLSTSEFIEKLKKNFEIQEWECKLCKPTHLHNFGMYIDKKWYSLTAKPGTYNDNDPIEVLDVTVLSKLILDEILGIKDLRTDKRIDFVGGIRGLGELVKRVDSGDMKVAFSLYPVSMKQLLDIADSGNIMPPKTTWFEPKLRSGLVVHSLE, from the coding sequence ATGGCAATATTAAAAGCTTTTAAAGGACTTCGTCCAACTGTAGAAATAGCTAAGGATTTGGCTGCCCGTCCATATGATGTGTTAAACTCAAAGGAGGCAAGAGTTGAAGCAAGTGGAAATCAGTATTCGTTACTTAGAATTACAAAACCTGAAATTGACTTGCCAGAAGGAATTGATGAGCATGCTGAAGAAGTGTACAACAAGGCTAAATCAAATTTTCAATTATTTATTGAAAAAGGTTGGTTAAAAGTTGATGAAAAAGAACACCTATATATATATGCACAAACAATGAATGGCCGAACTCAATATGGTTTGGTTGGTTGTGCAGGTGTTGATGATTATTTAAATAACGTTATTAAAAAGCACGAGCTTACCAGAAAAGATAAAGAAGAAGATAGAATGAAGCATGTACGTGTAACAAATGCTAACATGGAACCTGTATTCTTCTCTTATCGTGCAGTTAAAGAAATTGATGAGATAGTTGAGAATATTGTTAAAAATCAAAAAGCAGAATATGATTTTACAACTTCTGATAATGTAGGTCATCATTTTTGGGTAATTCGTGACGAAAAAACAATAAAAACATTAATTGATCTTTTTGCAAAAATTCCTGCCACATACGTAGCCGATGGTCACCATAGAACTGCCGCAGCTGCTTTGGTTGGAAAAGAAAAACGTTTGCAAAATCCTAATTATAATGGGAGCGAAGAATATAATTATTTCTTAGCAGTTCATTTTCCTGATAATCAACTTTCAATTATTGATTACAACAGAGTAGTAAAAGATCTTAACGGACTAAGTACATCTGAATTTATAGAAAAACTTAAAAAGAATTTCGAAATTCAGGAATGGGAATGTAAGTTGTGCAAACCGACTCATTTACATAATTTTGGAATGTATATAGATAAAAAATGGTATTCCTTAACTGCAAAACCAGGAACTTATAATGATAATGATCCGATTGAAGTACTTGATGTTACTGTGTTAAGTAAATTAATTCTTGATGAAATTCTTGGAATAAAAGATTTACGTACTGATAAAAGAATCGATTTTGTTGGAGGAATTCGTGGATTGGGAGAATTAGTTAAACGTGTTGATAGTGGTGATATGAAAGTAGCTTTCTCACTTTATCCGGTTAGTATGAAACAATTGCTAGATATTGCCGACTCAGGAAATATTATGCCTCCAAAAACAACATGGTTTGAACCTAAGCTAAGAAGCGGATTAGTTGTTCATTCATTAGAATAA
- a CDS encoding GxxExxY protein gives MPELIFKQEVYEIIGECMEVHRQLGKGFSEIVYKDALEYEFKQKNIFFEREKEFLVNYKSIILPHKYYADFVVFEKIIIEVKSCEGIVSEHIGQTLNYLAASKLKVGLIINFGQESLEYKRVVL, from the coding sequence ATGCCAGAATTAATTTTCAAACAAGAAGTTTATGAAATTATTGGAGAATGCATGGAAGTGCATAGGCAATTAGGAAAAGGTTTTTCTGAAATTGTATACAAGGATGCCCTTGAATATGAATTTAAACAAAAAAATATTTTCTTTGAAAGAGAAAAAGAGTTTTTAGTTAATTACAAAAGCATAATTTTACCGCATAAATATTATGCTGATTTTGTTGTATTCGAAAAAATAATAATTGAAGTAAAAAGTTGTGAAGGAATTGTTTCTGAACATATTGGTCAAACCTTAAATTATCTTGCTGCGTCAAAATTAAAGGTTGGATTAATTATAAATTTTGGTCAGGAATCTTTAGAATATAAAAGAGTTGTTTTATAA